A window of the Candidatus Goldiibacteriota bacterium genome harbors these coding sequences:
- a CDS encoding FliM/FliN family flagellar motor switch protein, translating to KYIAKGEVVVIDENFGIRITDIVRPADRIPRI from the coding sequence CAAATACATAGCCAAAGGCGAAGTTGTTGTTATTGATGAAAACTTTGGTATCAGGATAACTGATATTGTAAGGCCGGCAGACAGAATACCGAGAATATAA
- the fliP gene encoding flagellar type III secretion system pore protein FliP (The bacterial flagellar biogenesis protein FliP forms a type III secretion system (T3SS)-type pore required for flagellar assembly.), whose protein sequence is MKKSSIIKRLFIVIILLLSAGGILNAANVTIPNIALSVNPSENPKDVAATIQIIMLLTVLTLAPAILMLMTSFTRIIIVLSFLRQALGSQQIPPNQILIGLALFMTFFLMRPVGVEIYDKAWKPYSENKITLDKAVDEAVKPVRQFMFKQTREKDLALFIYLSKSPRPKNPDDVPTSVLIPAFVISELKTAFTVGFIIYVPFLIIDMVVASTLMSMGMMMLPPVMISLPFKILLFILVDGWHLLSRALIVSF, encoded by the coding sequence ATGAAGAAGAGTTCAATTATAAAAAGGCTGTTTATTGTTATTATATTGCTTTTATCCGCGGGAGGAATCTTAAATGCTGCTAATGTCACAATACCAAATATTGCTTTAAGTGTTAACCCGTCTGAAAACCCAAAAGATGTTGCAGCCACCATTCAGATAATTATGCTTTTAACGGTGCTTACACTTGCGCCGGCAATACTTATGCTTATGACTTCTTTTACAAGGATAATAATTGTGCTGTCTTTCTTAAGGCAGGCGCTTGGAAGCCAGCAGATACCGCCCAATCAGATTTTAATAGGGCTTGCTCTTTTTATGACTTTTTTTCTTATGCGCCCGGTGGGTGTTGAAATTTACGATAAAGCCTGGAAGCCGTATTCTGAAAACAAGATAACCCTTGATAAAGCTGTTGATGAAGCCGTAAAACCGGTCAGGCAGTTTATGTTCAAGCAGACAAGGGAAAAAGACCTTGCGCTTTTTATATACCTTTCAAAAAGTCCAAGGCCTAAAAATCCTGATGATGTGCCTACAAGCGTGCTTATCCCGGCATTTGTCATAAGCGAACTTAAAACCGCGTTTACGGTCGGTTTTATTATTTATGTGCCTTTTTTAATAATTGATATGGTTGTGGCAAGCACCCTTATGTCCATGGGTATGATGATGCTTCCGCCTGTTATGATATCATTGCCTTTTAAAATACTGCTTTTTATACTTGTAGACGGGTGGCACCTTCTTTCCAGAGCCCTTATAGTAAGTTTTTAA
- the fliQ gene encoding flagellar biosynthesis protein FliQ, translating into MSIEFVTSFGREALLLTLLVSAPLLGLALVVGVMISIFQAITQIQEMTLTFVPKIIVVLLAMIIFGPWMLRILINFTSQLLLNLPNYMKM; encoded by the coding sequence ATGAGCATAGAATTCGTTACAAGTTTTGGAAGGGAAGCGCTTCTTTTGACGCTTCTTGTATCGGCGCCGCTTCTTGGGCTTGCGCTTGTGGTCGGCGTTATGATAAGCATTTTTCAGGCAATTACACAGATACAGGAAATGACACTTACGTTTGTCCCTAAAATAATAGTTGTACTTCTTGCAATGATAATCTTTGGGCCCTGGATGCTGAGGATACTTATAAATTTTACATCCCAGCTTTTACTTAACCTCCCCAATTACATGAAGATGTGA